Proteins co-encoded in one Arachis stenosperma cultivar V10309 chromosome 7, arast.V10309.gnm1.PFL2, whole genome shotgun sequence genomic window:
- the LOC130941071 gene encoding 26S proteasome non-ATPase regulatory subunit 11 homolog, translating to MASSHLAATTESLALAMEAKNPSEAISILYRVLEDPSSSSEALRMKEQAITNLTDLLRQENRGEDLRSLLTQLRPFFSLIPKAKTAKIVRGIIDAVAKIPGTSALQIALCKEMVQWTRAEKRTFLRQRVEARLAALLMENKEFSEALTLLSSLVKEVRRLDDKLLLVDIDLLESKLHFSLRNLPKAKAALTAARTAANAIYVPPAQQGAIDLQSGILHAEEKDYKTAYSYFFEAFESFNALEDPKAVFSLKYMLLCKIMVNQADDVGGIISSKAGLQYVGPDLDAMKAVADAHSKRSLKLFEITLRDYKVQLEEDPIVHRHLQSLYDTLLEQNLCRLIEPFSRVEIAHIAELIELPIDHVERKLSQMILDKKFAGTLDQGAGCLIIFDDPKTDAIYPATLETISNIGKVVDSLYVRSAKIMT from the coding sequence ATGGCTTCATCTCATCTTGCTGCAACAACTGAGTCACTTGCTCTTGCAATGGAGGCCAAAAACCCATCTGAAGCAATCTCCATTCTTTACCGTGTACTCGAGgatccttcttcttcatccgAAGCTTTGCGTATGAAAGAGCAGGCCATCACAAACCTTACTGACCTTCTAAGACAAGAGAATAGGGGGGAGGATCTGCGCAGCCTTCTCACACAACTGAGGCCCTTTTTCTCCTTGATCCCTAAGGCAAAAACTGCAAAGATTGTCAGGGGAATAATTGACGCAGTTGCTAAAATTCCAGGGACATCTGCTCTTCAAATTGCACTCTGCAAAGAAATGGTGCAATGGACTCGTGCTGAGAAGCGTACGTTCTTGAGGCAGAGAGTTGAGGCAAGGCTTGCAGCACTTCTGATGGAAAATAAGGAGTTTTCAGAAGCTTTGACTTTACTCTCCAGCTTGGTCAAAGAGGTTAGAAGATTAGATGACAAGCTTCTACTTGTAGACATAGACTTGCTGGAAAGCAAGCTACACTTCTCATTAAGGAACCTTCCAAAGGCAAAAGCTGCACTCACAGCAGCAAGAACAGCTGCAAATGCTATTTATGTGCCGCCGGCACAGCAAGGTGCCATAGATCTGCAGAGTGGAATACTGCATGCTGAGGAGAAGGATTATAAAACTGCATATAGTTATTTCTTTGAAGCCTTTGAATCCTTCAATGCACTTGAAGATCCAAAGGCTGTTTTCAGCCTGAAATACATGTTGTTATGTAAGATCATGGTGAATCAAGCTGATGACGTTGGTGGAATCATATCCTCTAAAGCAGGTTTGCAATATGTCGGCCCTGACTTGGATGCAATGAAAGCTGTTGCAGATGCTCATTCTAAGCGCTCCCTGAAGTTATTCGAGATTACTCTGCGAGACTACAAGGTGCAGTTGGAGGAAGACCCAATCGTGCATAGGCACTTGCAATCCCTGTATGATACCCTTCTCGAGCAGAATCTTTGCAGGTTGATTGAGCCATTCtcaagagttgagattgcacaCATTGCGGAGCTCATTGAACTACCTATTGATCACGTGGAGCGGAAGTTATCCCAGATGATCTTGGACAAGAAGTTCGCTGGGACATTAGATCAAGGTGCCGGATGCCTCATCATATTTGATGACCCCAAGACAGATGCCATATATCCTGCAACTTTGGAAACCATTTCCAATATTGGGAAAGTTGTGGATAGTCTTTATGTTAGATCGGCCAAGATCATGACATGA
- the LOC130941883 gene encoding uncharacterized protein LOC130941883 yields MTMCFSLTETRNRCYRSAFTGSGLRSTIMDLRDGTVMHCWVPKTRASSKPNLLLIHGLGANALWQWGDVIRHVTPHFNVYVPDLLFFGGSHTSRAERSEGFQSECVMRVVEANGMVGRVTVVGLSYGGFVGYRMAAMYGEEVVERVVVCCSGVCMEEKDIKEGLFPVSDLEEAACILVPQSPERLRELVGYTFFRPPPVAWLPSCFLSDFIDAMCRDYVEERRELIRAIAKDRKLCDIPRISQPTLIIWGEHDQVFPLELGYRLKRHLGENAQMVLIRNAGHALNVEKTSEFLTILISFLVDFQLPRESPFIINCETNNGV; encoded by the exons ATGACAATGTGCTTTAGCTTGACCGAAACCAGAAACCGGTGCTACCGGTCAGCCTTCACAGGTTCGGGTCTCCGATCGACCATCATGGACCTCAGGGACGGAACCGTCATGCACTGCTGGGTCCCCAAAACCCGAGCCTCTTCCAAACCGAACCTCCTCTTAATCCACGGGCTCGGAGCCAACGCGCTCTGGCAATGGGGTGACGTCATCCGACACGTAACTCCACACTTCAACGTGTACGTTCCGGACCTCCTGTTCTTCGGCGGGTCCCACACGAGCCGAGCCGAACGGAGCGAGGGGTTCCAGTCGGAGTGCGTGATGCGGGTGGTGGAGGCGAACGGGATGGTCGGGCGGGTGACGGTGGTGGGGCTGAGCTACGGCGGGTTCGTAGGGTACCGGATGGCGGCGATGTACGGAGAGGAAGTGGTGGAGAGAGTGGTGGTGTGCTGCTCGGGAGTATGCATGGAAGAGAAAGATATCAAAGAAGGGTTGTTTCCTGTTTCGGATTTGGAAGAAGCTGCCTGCATTTTGGTGCCTCAGAGTCCGGAGAGGCTGAGGGAGCTTGTTGGATATACGTTCTTTAGGCCTCCTCCTGTTGCTTGGTTGCCTTCTTGCTTCCTCTCTGATTTCATTGAT GCAATGTGCAGGGACTATGTAGAAGAACGGAGAGAACTAATCCGAGCCATTGCAAAGGACAGAAAACTTTGTGACATCCCCAGGATTTCTCAG CCTACGTTAATTATCTGGGGAGAGCATGATCAAGTGTTCCCTTTGGAGCTTGGTTACCGATTGAAAAG GCATTTGGGTGAGAATGCACAAATGGTACTAATTAGGAATGCAGGGCATGCCTTAAATGTGGAGAAGACCAGTGAATTCCTCACGATATTGATATCGTTTCTAGTGGATTTTCAGCTACCTCGAGAGAGCCCATTCATCATCAACTGTGAAACCAACAATGGAGTTTGA